GTGGAGTAGCGAGTTTGGAAGCGATGATCTCAGTATACTTCTAACCTACTGACTGACTAGGTCTAAAGAAGCTGTCCCACTGAAAATCATTAAGAAGCTTAACAGTGCAGTCAAGCTCCCTAGTTTTTTAGATTTTTAGATTTTTGAGCGAATTTCAATCAAGGCTCGGCAGGTGAGCCTTGATAAGACGTGATCAGGTTTATAACTTTGATAAAAGTTAACTGCACTGATTGAAGAAGGTGGCAGTACAAATAGGCGAAGCTTTTACTGCATGCAAACTGCTAGTTCTTACACCGGCTTTGGGCTTGATCTAGGTGGCGTTTATGAGGATAGATCTTCGTCCTCAATCAGGTCATAGGGATCCTCGTCAGATATGACTGCGAGTAGTTCGATGAGGCCAGCAATCTGCCCGGTTGGGACATCTCGGTATTCTGCTTTTTCTACGCTGAGTTTAAGTAAGGCGAGGTTGGGTTCGTCTAATTCTGCGGGAAACCAGGCCTTGTGGTCTGGTTGCCAAAAGTCTTGGAGTTGGCGACGATCCTGGAAGAGTTGGGCCGCGCCTGAGACTGAGACGTAGTGCTGTTGGGTTGAGGCGGGGAAGCTAATGGTGACTTCATGGTTGTCTTCGATTTCTGCCAGTTTGTCTGAGCTGGCATGGATGAAGAAGTAGAGGTCGCCGTCGAACTGGACTTGCCTGCTGATGCACATGCGGCAACTGTGGACGCTGCCGTTGCCATCAACTGTGACTAACATGCAGAAGTCGATGCATTTCACGATGTCGTGAAGGTGCTCGATTTGTTCTTGACGGTCTAGCTCAGTGCTCATTAGTGATGCTTTCCCTGATCCTTTGTTAACTCAAATCAAATTCAGGCAAGTCCTATGGTTTGGAGTTAGAACCTTGCTGAAGTTTATGATTTGATCAATATTTGCTAGGCGATGCTCACCGAGCTAGTTGGATCTTAGTGAACTTTCAGCAATGGCTTATCTGTCGAAAGGTTGAGAGGCTATTGTTGACTTGTGTGTACTGACTTAAGTTCAGAGATTACCTAACAAAGATATACACAAACATGCAGAGATGTTGTTATGTAGTTCTGCTAGCGAAAGAGCACAAAATCAAGGCTTTATAAGTCTAAATAAATAACGTTGTCCTGTTGTTGCTAAAGCAAGAGGTTATAAGCAGAAGTAAAGACTTGCACCTTGAGAAAGATCATTAATTGGTCGAGTTGCTCATATAAGCCGAGTTCTGCGGTTTGAGACTCGTTGAGGGTTGTCTCACAGTTCCTAGCTAGTAATTCGCGCAGGCGACCTTGAGCTTTGTCTGAGACTTTAAAGTCTAGAATCCGCTGTGGCCTTGGTTGAGTGAGCTAGCAGACTACTACAGGGCTAAGCAGACTATTTTGCCCTGATATTTAGGTGTGGGGCGAAGACACAACTCTCTTAAGAGATAGTAGCCGCAACAAGACCACTTAAGCGGTGAACAGAAGTGACCAGAAGTGTATTGCTGCTTTGTATCTGGCTTGGGAGCACTCACGGGAGAGACGCCAAATGCATAGGGGAGGCTTGCATCTCATGATATTTCTTCAAGGATTAACCCTAATAGCGGATTAGAAGGTCTCTCTTGGGGAGAAGAGATATTTAGAAGCTTTAGGCGTTAGCTTCTAATTCAACAAACCAGAGGGTTTTGCTCAAATAACAAAGACAATCGAAAGACTTACCCAACGTTTTATGACAGTATCAGCCTTCTAATTAGCTTAAAAGATATCTCATATCACCAATGGCTTCAGGATCTCTGCCTTAAGGGAGGAGCTTCAAGTAGGGGATATTGCCTACTGTATATGAGCGATATCAGCATGCGCTAACTTCGGTTCAATCAGCGTTGCTATAACCGCTTAGCTTCAAGTTAGCTTCAAAGTAATCTGGGTGAAAACAACTGGAGGAAAGGGCATGCAACCGGAATCGTACGAGCAGAATAGCCTTAACAGCAACCATGACCTCAAGTCGCCTCAAAATGAATATAGCGAGGTAAGGCAAGATATTGAAGACATGCAGCAGGAGCTTCAGGAAACACGAAGTGAACTTGGTGATATGCGTTCTGGCCTACAGCAAACCCGGAAAGATCTACAGACATCTCGACAAGAACTCAGAAAAAGGCTGGACAAATTAAACGGCTTAAAGGATGGTTCTTCCACCAACCCTGTAAAAGATGAATGTGAACAGAAATAGAGCTAACTAATCTTGCATCTTAAAGTTGAGCTTTAGAAATCTGACATAAGTGAATACCCCCTGTTCCAATAAGGATTGGGGTGCTTTAAAACGATTAAGAATAGTGCTCTTGCCAACATTTTTAGTAAATGACAGCAGATTTGCCCTCCCAAAGGAGAAACTTAGACTCAAACTTCGGCTAAAAAAACTGCCAGCCACAACTTCTGCTTCAAACACAAACTACAATAAGCTCCCAACATCGTAGATTGGCGATGTAACTGGCTTTGCTAACTTGAGATGCTGCCGAACAATAGCTTCAAGTTCCCCAATCATGTAGGGCTTGCGGAGATAGTCATCACAGCCTGCTGCGATGGCTTGCTCTCTGTGCCCAAGCATTGCCTGCGCTGTCACTGCTATCACCGCAATTGCAGCAGTACTTGGGTCTCGTCTTAGTTGACGAACCACTTTGAGTCCATCATCACCTGACAATTTTAGATCTAACAGAACTAGGGCTGGTTTTAGACGCTGAACGAGATCGATGGCTGTCTGAACGTTATTTGTGCAAGCACAAGCACAGCCT
The Leptolyngbya sp. FACHB-261 DNA segment above includes these coding regions:
- a CDS encoding two-component system response regulator; the protein is MDLPGSAHSLAFGDCEQCTLYVKSAMGYEIYFKRLVILKCCYDCGIERGTRVDMSDIDPKQSNVGKQPLVLVVEDNEDNLFLATQILSCLGCACACTNNVQTAIDLVQRLKPALVLLDLKLSGDDGLKVVRQLRRDPSTAAIAVIAVTAQAMLGHREQAIAAGCDDYLRKPYMIGELEAIVRQHLKLAKPVTSPIYDVGSLL
- a CDS encoding pyridoxamine 5'-phosphate oxidase family protein, whose protein sequence is MSTELDRQEQIEHLHDIVKCIDFCMLVTVDGNGSVHSCRMCISRQVQFDGDLYFFIHASSDKLAEIEDNHEVTISFPASTQQHYVSVSGAAQLFQDRRQLQDFWQPDHKAWFPAELDEPNLALLKLSVEKAEYRDVPTGQIAGLIELLAVISDEDPYDLIEDEDLSS